One part of the Bradyrhizobium sp. CB1650 genome encodes these proteins:
- the hemN gene encoding oxygen-independent coproporphyrinogen III oxidase, with protein MQTSLLNKYCDARLPWYTIYPTVPDFSAMVGPKICETWLRRLPPNEPVSLYLHVPFCRSICWYCGFPTSLTRSERPIRNYLAAVQDEIRLVAEQAPPALPVSDVHFGGGTPTTIAPTDFLGLMEHLRRCFAFSKSASIAIEIDPRAFTAEMVETLEAAAISRVSIGVQSFDPVVQRAVNRVQSEVQTASVVESLRQHGIRRINFDLLFGLPHQTVRSCVDSTRTALAMRPDRLAVFGYAHVPSYMKRQRQIDETALPDNLARAEQAAAIADTLVSAGYRQIGLDHFALPNDELALAQKAGQLRRNSLGYSADTCKTVIGLGPSAIGRLRDGYVQNESATASYRQHIQAGRLATSKGYCLSPEDRLRAAIIERLMCDLQADVPAICAAHGFDPIPLLNSADRLGMLAEDGIVDIEEGFIRLKQEHRFLIRAVAAAFDTYLDRTPY; from the coding sequence TTGCAGACCTCGCTCCTAAACAAGTATTGCGATGCTCGCCTGCCTTGGTACACGATCTACCCAACCGTACCGGATTTCTCCGCGATGGTCGGTCCCAAGATTTGTGAGACATGGTTGAGGCGGCTGCCGCCGAACGAACCCGTATCGCTCTACCTCCACGTTCCGTTCTGTCGCTCGATCTGCTGGTATTGCGGCTTCCCTACAAGCCTCACTCGCAGCGAGCGACCGATCCGCAATTATTTGGCGGCGGTGCAGGATGAGATACGCTTGGTCGCAGAGCAAGCGCCGCCTGCTCTGCCGGTGAGCGACGTGCATTTCGGCGGCGGGACGCCGACCACCATTGCGCCGACCGATTTCCTGGGCTTGATGGAACACTTGCGCCGCTGCTTCGCGTTCAGCAAATCAGCTAGCATCGCCATCGAAATCGACCCGCGTGCGTTCACGGCCGAGATGGTCGAAACGTTAGAAGCGGCGGCGATCAGTCGCGTGAGCATAGGCGTGCAAAGCTTCGACCCCGTGGTTCAAAGGGCGGTCAACCGCGTCCAGAGCGAGGTGCAGACGGCTTCTGTCGTCGAAAGCCTTCGCCAGCATGGGATAAGGCGCATCAATTTCGACCTTCTCTTCGGACTGCCACATCAGACGGTGCGGTCCTGCGTGGACTCCACGCGGACGGCTCTGGCCATGCGGCCAGACCGGCTTGCGGTTTTCGGCTATGCTCACGTCCCCTCCTATATGAAACGTCAGCGCCAGATCGATGAGACGGCGCTGCCCGATAATCTCGCCCGCGCCGAGCAAGCCGCGGCTATTGCAGATACGCTGGTCTCGGCCGGCTACCGCCAGATCGGGCTCGACCATTTCGCCCTGCCCAACGACGAGCTCGCGCTGGCGCAGAAAGCCGGTCAGCTGCGCCGCAACTCCCTGGGTTATTCGGCTGATACCTGCAAAACCGTGATCGGCTTAGGTCCGTCAGCCATCGGCCGTCTGCGTGACGGTTACGTCCAGAACGAGAGCGCAACCGCTTCCTATCGCCAACACATTCAGGCTGGTCGTCTGGCAACCTCAAAAGGCTACTGTCTCTCACCCGAAGATCGGCTCCGCGCCGCAATTATTGAGCGTCTGATGTGCGATTTGCAGGCCGACGTACCAGCGATCTGTGCTGCTCACGGATTTGATCCGATTCCTCTTCTCAATTCGGCCGACCGGTTGGGAATGCTTGCCGAAGACGGGATAGTGGACATTGAAGAGGGATTCATTCGGCTCAAGCAGGAACACCGGTTTCTCATTCGTGCTGTTGCTGCCGCATTCGACACCTATCTCGACCGTACCCCCTATTAA